The DNA sequence CAGCCCCGGAATCAAATAGGTGTTGTACGGGTTTTCTTCTTTCAAATGGGCGCGAGTAAGTTTGCCGGTGTAGCGCTCGCCCAGGCCGTAGATCACCGTGGGGTCGGTTTGCAGCAGCATGCCCAAGCGCATGCGGCGCACGAATACGCCGGCAATCTGCCCGCGCTCCTGGGGCACGCCGGTTTCCTTTTCCACCAGGGACGCCATGATCAAGGCTTGATAAGGCTGGGTGTAAGGCACATCGGCGGCACGCTGTGCCCACTCCTTGGCAAGCACGTCTTCCAGCCGGTCATAGGCTTTTTTCAGCAGATCGGCATCCGACGTACCGCGCACAAAGCGATAGGTGTCCGGGAAGAACCGCCCTTCGGGAAATACCCCGGAATGGCCAAGACGTTCCATCACCTGGCTGTCGCTCAGCCCGGTGAGTGTCTTCTGGAGCTTTTCATCCTTGGCCAGCGCCGCACGAACCTGACGGAAATTCCAACCTTCCACCAGCGTCACGCTGTACTGCACCACTTCACCACGCTTCCAGACACCGATCAGGTTCTCCATCGTCATGCCCGGCACCATCCGATATTCACCGGAGTGCAACGGCTGGTCAGCGAGATTGAAGCGCCAATAGACCCGCAGCCAGAAAGCGTCCTTGATCAGGCCGTCGGATTCGAGGCGCTTGAGGGTACCAGTCGGGGTGGTACCGTTGGGTACGTCCAGCATTTCTTCCTGGGTGATGTTCAGCGGCTGTTGCAACGCCGAATGGATCTTCCAGGCCGAAGCGCCCAACAACAGCCCTGCCAGTACCAGTCCGGTTTCCAGCAGCAGCAAGAATTTACGTCTCACGAATCAAACATCCAATAGCGCGCGGGCAAGGGTCTGCAGTTTACGGGTGAGCGGCCCAACCGACCAGCGCATCGAACCACATGCCTGCACTGGCCACACGCCATAAACACTGTTGCAGACAAAGACTTCGTCAGCCTGGTGCAGCTGTTCGAGGCGAATGTCGGTGATTTGCGTGGCGATGCCTTGAGACTCGGCTTGAAACAATAACTCTGCGCGCATCACGCCGGCCACGCCGCAACGACTCAGATCCGCGGTGAACAATACGCCATCGCGCACCAGGAACAGGTTGCTGAAGACGCCTTCGATCACCCGCCCAGACGTGTCCAGCATCAAGCCTTCGGCGTATTGGGCATCGGTCCATTCGGCGCGCGCCAGCACTTGTTCCAGGCGATTGAGGTGCTTGAGGCCGGCGAGCAAGGGCTGCTCGGACAAGCGTACGGCGCAAGGAAACAGATGTACGCCTCGTTCGGCATGCGCAGCGGGATAAGCGGGCGGCGAGCTCCCTTGCAGGATCCTGCGCCCCTTTGCAGAGGGATCGGCGGCATAACCGCGCAAGCTGTCGCCACGCGTCACGATCAGCTTCAACACCCCTTCACTCAGGCGTTGCGCATAGGCGTTCAGCTCGATGCTCAACTCGGTCATGTCAACCTTGAGCGCCAATCGCTGGCAACCCAGCCCCAGGCGTTGCAGATGACGCTCCAGCAACATGGGCTTGCCATCGCGCACCGCGATGGTTTCGAACAGCCCGTCGCCGTAAGCCAGGCCGCGATCTTTCAGCGACAGAACGTCGGCCGGCTGACCGTCGACCCAGCTTTCCATCAACCAGCGAACCGGCGGAACACCAGCGAGCCGTTGGTCCCACCGAAACCGAAGGAGTTGGACAACACCACATCGATGTCCATGCTCCGGGCCGTGTGCGCTACGAAGTCCAGGTCGCAGCCTTCATCCGGTTCATCGAGGTTGATGGTCGGCGGCGCCACCTGGCTGTTGATCGCCAACACGCTGAAGATCGCCTCCACCGCACCGGCGGCGCCCAGCAGGTGACCGGTCATGGACTTGGTCGAGCTGACCGCCAGTTTATAAGCGTGCTCGCCAAACACCGTCTTGATCGCCTGGGCTTCAGCCAGGTCTCCAGCCGGGGTAGAAGTACCATGGGCGTTGATGTACTGCACCTGCTCGCCGTTGATTTTCGCGTCGCGCAAGGCATTGGCAATGCAACGAGCAGCGCCGGCGCCATCGGCCGGTGGCGACGTCATGTGGTACGCGTCGCCGCTGGTACCAAAGCCGATCAGTTCGGCATAGATGGTCGCGCCGCGGGCCTTGGCGTGCTCCAGCTCCTCGAGCACCAGCGCACCGGCACCGTCGGACAGCACGAAACCGTCGCGGCCCTTGTCCCACGGCCGGCTCGCGCGGGCTGGTTCGTCGTTGCGGGTCGACAGCGCACGGGACGCACCGAAACCACCCATGCCCAGGCCGCAAGCCGCCATTTCGGCGCCACCAGCAATCATCACGTCGGCTTCGTCGTACATGATGTTGCGCGCGGCCATGCCGATGCAGTGGGTACCGGTGGTGCACGCCGTGGCGATGGCGTAGTTAGGTCCCTGGGCACCCAGATGGATGGACAGGAAACCGGAAATCATATTGATGATCGAGCCCGGCACGAAGAACGGAGAAATCCGTCGCGGCCCCGATTCGTGCAGCGTGCGGCTGGTTTCTTCGATATTGGTCAAACCACCAATACCCGATCCCATGGCCACGCCGATGCGTTCACGGTTGGCGTCGGTGACTTCCAGACCGGCGTTACGCACCGCCTGGAAACCGGCTGCCAGGCCGTATTGAATGAACAGGTCAAGTTTGCGGGCTTCCTTGACCGACAGGTATTCCTCGACATTGAAACCCTTTACCGAGCCGCCAAAACGGGTGGAATAGGCAGAAAGGTCGGTGTGTTCGATCAGACCAATGCCACTGCGGCCAGCCAGAATGCCCTGCCAGCTGCTCGGCACATCCGTGCCCAGTGGCGACAACATACCCATACCGGTGACTACGACGCGTCTACGCGACACAGCACTCTCCTTTTTCTAATGACGACTTTGCATCAGGCCTAAAGAAAAAACCGCACGCCGTGATGGCAGTGCGGTTTTTCCATGACAGCTAGCGACGACTAAAAACAATTACGCCTGGTGGCTGGTAACGTAGTCGATAGCAGCTTGTACAGTAGTGATCTTCTCAGCTTCTTCGTCAGGGATTTCGGTCTCGAATTCCTCTTCCAGAGCCATCACCAGCTCAACGGTGTCAAGGGAGTCGGCACCCAGGTCCTCAACGAAGGAAGCGGTGTTCACAACTTCTTCTTCTTTGACGCCCAGTTGCTCGGCAACGATTTTCTTGACGCGCTCTTCGATGGTGCTCATACCTTGTTTTCACTCCTAATGGACAAATTCAGGCAGCTGGCCGGTGGGTAAGTGTATAGAAGAACTTTTCGGTTTTTCAACCGAAAGCTTCACTCCTCAGACCCCGCGGCCCGCCGTCTATAAATTGATTGCAGCTTTATAACGGATTTTAGACAGCTCGTATGACATTTTTTTGAAGCAATCCGTCACATTTAACTCATGTACATCCCGCCGTTTACCGGGATTGTAGCCCCAGTCACGTATGCCGCACCGTCCGACGCAAGAAAAGCGACCACAGACGCGATTTCTTGAGCTTGCCCCAGACGACCCAGCGGAATTTGTGTCAACAACGCTTCACGCTGTGCTTCTGGCAGTTCACGGGTCATGTCGGTGTCGATAAAACCCGGGGCTACCGAGTTTACCGTAATCGAGCGCGAACCCACTTCACGGGCCAGTGCACGGCTGAAACCTTCCAGACCGGCTTTTGCCGCAGCATAGTTTACTTGGCCTGCGTTGCCCATGGCAC is a window from the Pseudomonas brassicacearum genome containing:
- the mltG gene encoding endolytic transglycosylase MltG, encoding MRRKFLLLLETGLVLAGLLLGASAWKIHSALQQPLNITQEEMLDVPNGTTPTGTLKRLESDGLIKDAFWLRVYWRFNLADQPLHSGEYRMVPGMTMENLIGVWKRGEVVQYSVTLVEGWNFRQVRAALAKDEKLQKTLTGLSDSQVMERLGHSGVFPEGRFFPDTYRFVRGTSDADLLKKAYDRLEDVLAKEWAQRAADVPYTQPYQALIMASLVEKETGVPQERGQIAGVFVRRMRLGMLLQTDPTVIYGLGERYTGKLTRAHLKEENPYNTYLIPGLPPTPIAMVGREAIHAALNPAEGNSLYFVARGDGSHVFSDDLESHNNAVREFQLKRRADYRSSPTPATPDEQVPIPAASPDTAPEAMPPIPAQQPAPEPSASEPPSPQ
- the pabC gene encoding aminodeoxychorismate lyase, whose protein sequence is MESWVDGQPADVLSLKDRGLAYGDGLFETIAVRDGKPMLLERHLQRLGLGCQRLALKVDMTELSIELNAYAQRLSEGVLKLIVTRGDSLRGYAADPSAKGRRILQGSSPPAYPAAHAERGVHLFPCAVRLSEQPLLAGLKHLNRLEQVLARAEWTDAQYAEGLMLDTSGRVIEGVFSNLFLVRDGVLFTADLSRCGVAGVMRAELLFQAESQGIATQITDIRLEQLHQADEVFVCNSVYGVWPVQACGSMRWSVGPLTRKLQTLARALLDV
- the fabF gene encoding beta-ketoacyl-ACP synthase II; translated protein: MSRRRVVVTGMGMLSPLGTDVPSSWQGILAGRSGIGLIEHTDLSAYSTRFGGSVKGFNVEEYLSVKEARKLDLFIQYGLAAGFQAVRNAGLEVTDANRERIGVAMGSGIGGLTNIEETSRTLHESGPRRISPFFVPGSIINMISGFLSIHLGAQGPNYAIATACTTGTHCIGMAARNIMYDEADVMIAGGAEMAACGLGMGGFGASRALSTRNDEPARASRPWDKGRDGFVLSDGAGALVLEELEHAKARGATIYAELIGFGTSGDAYHMTSPPADGAGAARCIANALRDAKINGEQVQYINAHGTSTPAGDLAEAQAIKTVFGEHAYKLAVSSTKSMTGHLLGAAGAVEAIFSVLAINSQVAPPTINLDEPDEGCDLDFVAHTARSMDIDVVLSNSFGFGGTNGSLVFRRFAG
- the acpP gene encoding acyl carrier protein; the encoded protein is MSTIEERVKKIVAEQLGVKEEEVVNTASFVEDLGADSLDTVELVMALEEEFETEIPDEEAEKITTVQAAIDYVTSHQA